A single Phragmites australis chromosome 4, lpPhrAust1.1, whole genome shotgun sequence DNA region contains:
- the LOC133915155 gene encoding protein LURP-one-related 15-like isoform X1, with amino-acid sequence MAAPPEPAATQVVDARFCAPEATAFAVTKIISVTGRDFTVTDVTGAAVMQVEAAVFAFQRRSLLLDGAARRPVLTMRDSGLFMSTRWEVFRGDSTSGRNLLFTVVRSSAFQVRTKIYVFLAGNASEQAPDFVIRGSYYDGACTVCTGNSDAAIAQASSIFITRQNTAGGALLGRHTYTARINPGVDRAFILALTVILDEMHHHR; translated from the exons ATGGCGGCACCACCGGAACCAGCAGCGACGCAGGTGGTGGACGCGCGATTCTGCGCGCCGGAGGCCACGGCGTTCGCGGTGACCAAGATAATCAGCGTGACAGGGCGTGACTTCACCGTCACGGACGTCACCGGCGCCGCCGTGATGCAGGTGGAGGCCGCGGTGTTCGCCTTCCAGCGGCgctccctcctcctcgacgGAGCCGCGCGACGCCCGGTGCTCACCATGCGGGATTCGGGCCTCTTCATGAGCACTAGATGGGAGGTGTTCAGGGGGGACAGCACCAGCGGGAGGAACCTGCTGTTCACCGTGGTGAGGTCGTCGGCGTTCCAGGTCAGGACCAAGATCTACGTGTTCCTGGCCGGCAACGCCAGCGAGCAGGCGCCCGACTTCGTCATCCGGGGCAGCTACTACGACGGCGCATGCACCGTCTGCACTGGCAACTCGGACGCGGCCATTGCTCAGGCGAGCAGCATCTTT ATCACCCGCCAAAACACCGCGGGAGGCGCACTACTCGGGAGGCACACATACACTGCTAGAATCAACCCAGGCGTCGACCGTGCGTTCATCCTGGCACTAACCGTGATTCTGGACGAGATGCATCACCATAGATAG
- the LOC133915155 gene encoding protein LURP-one-related 15-like isoform X2, translating into MAAPPEPAATQVVDARFCAPEATAFAVTKIISVTGRDFTVTDVTGAAVMQVEAAVFAFQRRSLLLDGAARRPVLTMRDSGLFMSTRWEVFRGDSTSGRNLLFTVVRSSAFQVRTKIYVFLAGNASEQAPDFVIRGSYYDGACTVCTGNSDAAIAQITRQNTAGGALLGRHTYTARINPGVDRAFILALTVILDEMHHHR; encoded by the exons ATGGCGGCACCACCGGAACCAGCAGCGACGCAGGTGGTGGACGCGCGATTCTGCGCGCCGGAGGCCACGGCGTTCGCGGTGACCAAGATAATCAGCGTGACAGGGCGTGACTTCACCGTCACGGACGTCACCGGCGCCGCCGTGATGCAGGTGGAGGCCGCGGTGTTCGCCTTCCAGCGGCgctccctcctcctcgacgGAGCCGCGCGACGCCCGGTGCTCACCATGCGGGATTCGGGCCTCTTCATGAGCACTAGATGGGAGGTGTTCAGGGGGGACAGCACCAGCGGGAGGAACCTGCTGTTCACCGTGGTGAGGTCGTCGGCGTTCCAGGTCAGGACCAAGATCTACGTGTTCCTGGCCGGCAACGCCAGCGAGCAGGCGCCCGACTTCGTCATCCGGGGCAGCTACTACGACGGCGCATGCACCGTCTGCACTGGCAACTCGGACGCGGCCATTGCTCAG ATCACCCGCCAAAACACCGCGGGAGGCGCACTACTCGGGAGGCACACATACACTGCTAGAATCAACCCAGGCGTCGACCGTGCGTTCATCCTGGCACTAACCGTGATTCTGGACGAGATGCATCACCATAGATAG
- the LOC133915154 gene encoding uncharacterized protein LOC133915154 translates to MAGGDEGTPVNFPTRRKARPPQGSVYERPLERQKEGACTLSPSVSNNKSPPQLVAPVQLPKPLHSISGPSSSGSVGSDSGAAPFDICMHDNKCSVKLNRSLLEINREKRRENMLSKDVPPLQHLRPGMVLLNKFLKPNDQVKIVKLCQQLGVGAGGFYRPSYRDGAKLNLWMMCLGMNWDPDSRSYGDKRPFDGAQPPNIPEEFRKFVQDAIQASHQFLEQGRGAANAEEELPPMSPDICLVNFYNSSGRLGLHQDKDETRTSLVKGLPVVSFSLGETAEFLYGDVRDVDKVSKVDLESGDVLIFGGTSRLIFHGVSNVKPKTAPKWLTDETSLRPGRLNLTFRQY, encoded by the exons GTTTATGAGAGGCCTTTGGAACGCCAAAAGGAGGGAGCATGCACATTATCTCCGTCAGTTAGCAACAACAAATCACCGCCACAATTGGTTGCACCGGTTCAACTACCGAAACCTCTGCACTCCATAAGCGGTCCATCTAGTTCTGGATCTGTGGGGTCTGATTCAGGAGCTGCCCCATTTgatatatgtatgcatgataACAAATGCTCTGTCAAGTTAAATCGTTCTTTACTCGAGATCAACAGAGAGAAAAGACGAGAGAACATGCTTTCCAAAGATGTACCTCCACTGCAGCATTTGAGACCTGGGATGGTTCTGTTGAATAAATTCTTAAAGCCTAATGATCAG GTTAAAATTGTCAAACTTTGCCAGCAGCTTGGTGTTGGTGCAGGAGGATTTTATAGACCTAGCTATAGAGATGGGGCTAAGTTAAATCTGTGGATGATGTGCTTAGGGATGAACTGGGATCCAGATTCACGCTCGTATGGGGATAAACGTCCATTTGATGGTGCTCAACCACCAAACATACCAGAAGAATTCAGGAAGTTCGTTCAAGATGCCATTCAAGCTTCCCATCAATTCTTGGAACAAGGTAGGGGAGCTGCCAATGCTGAGGAAGAACTTCCTCCGATGTCACCAGATATCTGCCTTGTTAACTTCTACAACAGTAGTGGGAGGTTAGGTCTTCATCAG GACAAAGATGAAACGAGAACCAGTCTTGTCAAGGGATTGCCTGTCGTTTCTTTTTCGTTAGGCGAAACTGCAGAATTCTTGTATGGTGATGTAAGAGACGTGGACAAGGTTTCAAAGGTTGATCTTGAATCTGGCGATGTTCTAATATTTGGTGGTACATCAAGGCTCATATTCCACGGGGTTTCCAACGTCAAACCCAAAACTGCACCGAAGTGGCTGACAGATGAGACAAGTCTTCGACCTGGGCGCCTGAATCTCACATTCAGGCAGTATTAG